TCTTTGTGTGGATCCGCGTCGGTCAGCTTATCGGAAAGTCCCCTGCCCCTCAGTACCATGGCGAACCGATGGGACTTGCCGGGTTTGATGATGATTTTTACGCCTTCGATCTCGGGGGTGCTCGAGGAAATAAGAGCGCAGAGGCGCTCTGTCTCTTCCGTGGGGATCCTTCCCGCCCTTCTGTCGGTCACGATTCCGTCTTTCACCGTACAGAAGTTGGCCCTGGCCGCTATGTCTCCGTCCTTTAAGTCCATGTTGAGACCCAGGGCTTCGAGTACACCGCGACCGATTTCCTGCGTCACGGGATCGTAGCCGAAAAGACTCAAGTGGCCGGGACCGCTTCCCGGAGTTACTCCCATGCCAACAGGAAGCAGACGGCCAAGCACACCGCTTTCCAACGCGAGGGCGTCGATATTCGGTTTCTCTGCCGCCTCCAGCGGCGTCTGGTAGCCGAAGGAGGGGTTGGGAATATCGCCAAGTCCGTCAAGGACGAGAAACACGATTTTGTTGTCGTTGGCAAGCGCAATATCTTCGATCATGCTACTCTCCCTGACTCCAGTCTTCGCCTTCGTATATCACCCTCAGCTCGGTGGTATCGGTATGGAGGAACTCCTCCTTCTTCACGTTGACCGTGTTCCAGCTGTTACAGCTCTCGCAGAAATCGGTCCATTCGGCCTTTATGGCCTGACATTTCGTGCAGACAAAGGGTATATAGACCTCTTTCATGGGAAAGGCCTCTCGGAACTCCGATACGGCCTCTTCCATTTCTCCCCTGTGGATATAGGCTTCTGCCATGGCCCTGTGCAGCCCTCTGAAGTCTTCTCCTTCAGCGATCAAGGTATTGAGCATATCGATGGCTTCGTCGATCATCTCTAATCTCAGGCACAGCCTCGCATAGAGAAACGAGATGAGATGGTCCCTGGGCGATAGGTCTAAGACCCTTTGGTAGATCTTGAGTATGGCCCCGGGGTCTCCCCGGTTGATGTAAAGGTCTTCCATCCTGAGGAGGAAAATGATGTGGCCCGTTTTTGTATAGCCCCGCCCGTAGACCCTTCCTGCCTCATTTAACTTGTCCATCTTCTTGTAGGCTTCAGCCAGCAGAAGATATGTCGGGATAAACCGTTTATCTTCCGCGATAAGCTCTTTCAACTTGTCGACTATCCTGTCGGCGTTCTGGGAAAATCTCTCGTTGAAGAGGGCGAGCGTCTTTTCGTACTGAATGCCCACGAACCGCCTCTTCTCATCTTCCGTCTTGATAAATTTCCGTATCCTTTTTTCAATTTCGTAGGCCTCGTTCCACTCTTTCTTCCACACGTAGAAGTCCCTGAGTATTCTCAGGGCATCGATATTCGATTCGTTGATTTTCAATACTTCTTTCAGGATAGGTTCGTTCTTTACGTAGTCCTTGGTCGTGAGGTTTACCCGAATCTTTTTGAGCAGGATGACTTCATTCTTACCCATATTCGTTTCTGCGACGCCCAGTATTTCCAGTGCTTTATCGTACTCTTCCATGGAAACATATATGTCTGCGAGCGCCACATAGGCTTCGTCCCTGTTGGGCGCCTGTCTCGTCAGCTTCTCAAGCTGTTCTATGGCGCGGGTGCGGTCACCCCGCATATCATAGGATTTTGCCCTCTCAAACAGTTCCTTGAACTCCCCTGTTTTCTTTTGATGTCTTCCTGCTATGAAGCTGTTGATCGTGCTTTTGATGTCATAGAAAAAGCTGACGATGATGGATACAATAACCCCAAGTATAAAGGAGAAGACAACGAAGCTCGCCACCGACATCTCAATGGGCGACCCGCTCCAATAGTTGAACTTCACCGGATCAGGGTTCAATATGGACAGGAAAAAATAACAAAGACTGAACAGCAGGCAGAGTAGAACAACTATCTTCAGCTTCATTCCATCAAATTCCCTTCTGCTCCATTTGTCTCTTACATGTTATACAATACCTTGCTACAGGATTTGCTTCAAGTCTTTTTTCGCTAATTATCTCTTCACACTCTTCACATATTCCATAGGTACCTTTTTCCAGCTTGTCGAGGGCGTTGTCGATATCTTTCAGGAGGGTAAGATCGTTGTCGCTGATACTCATAAGGATATCGGCCGTATAGGTGTTGCTCGCAGCATCAGCCATATCCTGAATGCCGTCCGTTCCGAGATTATAGGAATCTTCCTTTAGCTTCTTGGCCTTATTTAATATGTCTTGCCTCATCTTCAGGAGCCTTTTTCGGTAAAGGTCACGTTCCTTTTTCTTCATTCTCCACCTCTGCGTACTTTTTTTCGTTTTCTATCCTATATCTTTTCGCCTCTATCCACAGGCTTTCCAGATCATATAATTCGCGCAGCTGTTCAAGAAAGACATGCGCAACGGTATTCTGATAGTCGATAATCACCCATCGTCCCTCGCGATAGCCTTCAACGCTTGAGGGCTTTATCCCGCGCTCTTTCATTCCCGTCCCAATGTTGTCCGCAATGGTCCTCACATGGCGTTCGCTCGTTCCGCTTGCAAGCAGGAAGTAATCCGCAAGGTCGGTAAGATCCGCGAGTTTCATGATGACCACATCTTTCGCTTTCTTTTCGTGAGCCAGCATACCACATTTTTCTGCTTGTTCGAAGGCATCCACTTATGTTCTGTACAGCCCCCTCTCAATAATGATCCTCTCCACGGAGGCGGGAACAAGATACCTTATCGACCGGCGCCTCTTCAAGAGTTCTTTTATCTTTGTCGATGAAATGTCCATCTGCGTAATATCGTGGAAGTAAATGTTCTTGCCTGATGCATGCTCGAACACGGTCTCTCCGACTTTCTTTACGTCCTTCTTAAGATATCGGGGAAGCTCGGCCAGGGGCGCCTTCCGGGTGGCCATGGGTCTCGTCATCACGATAAAATGCGCATGATGAAACAGTTCCTTATAGAGATGCCACGTCTTAATCTCGGAAAAGGCGTCTATGCCGATGAGAAAGTAAAGTTCCCTGAACCGCTTGCCGAAGTGCTGCAATGTGTCGATCGTATATGAAGGACCTTGCCTTATGGCCTCCACCTGAGAGATTCTGAAGAATTTGTTGCCCTTGAGCGCCGCTTTCACCATACGGAGCCTCTCATCGGCATCCGTAATCGCCCGTCCTCGTTTGTGTGGGGGTACTCCGCTGGGTATGAAATAGATTCTCTCCAGGGAGAAATCTTGCCGGATCTCCTCTGCGACACGAAGATGTCCCACATGGATCGGGTCAAAGGTTCCTCCGAACAGGCCGATTGCCATTGTGTCCTCACGTCCTCAGCTGGCCATCGCCAAAGGCGATGAATTTTGTAATAGTCAACTCCTCAAGACCCATGGGCCCGAAAGCATGGAGTCTTGTGGTACTGATACCCATTTCGGCCCCGAGTCCGAGCTGGAAGCCGTCGTTCAGTCTCGTAGAAGCATTGACAAGGACGAGCGAGGAATCGAGCTCCCTCACAAACATCCAGGCGCGCTGCAAGTTTTCCGTGACAATGGCCTCGGTGTGGCTTGATCCGTATTTTCTGATATGCGCGATGGCTTGGGCCACGTCTTTCACGATCTTTACGTTCAGTCTCAGATCAAGGTATTCTTCATACCAGTTGGCCTCCTCTGCCCTGGCTATGTCCTTAACGATCCTTACGGTTTTCGGACAGCCCTTGAGTCTTACGCCCTGCTCCTTCAAGCGCTGCGCCATCTGTGGCAAGAAGTCCTTTGCGATGGCCTCATGCACGAGGAGCGTCTCCATGGCGTTGCAGGTCGCAGGTTTCTGCGCCTTTGCGTTGACACATATACCGTATGCCATCTCGAATGAAGCGGACTCGTCCACAAAGATGTGACAGACCCCTTTGTAATGCTTTAACACCGGTATCCTCGATTGCTCGACGATATTCCTGATGAGCGCCTCGCCTCCTCTCGGTATGATAAGGTCGATATGCTCATCCATTTTGAGCAGGCTATAGATGTAGTCCCTGTCCGCGGTCTCTACGAATTGCACGACATCGGGGTCGATGCCGGAGCTGTTGAGGGCCTCACGAATCAGCGTGTAAAGGGCGAGATTGGAATGGTAAGCCTCTGAGCCGCCCTTCAGTATCACTGAGTTCCCACTTTTCAGGCACAGTGAGAAGGCCTCGACGGTCACATTGGGCCGCGATTCGTATATAATGAGAATAACGCCGATGGGGATTCTCATCCTTCCTACCAAGAGCCCGTTCGGCCTCTTCCATGTCTTCACGATGTCTCCGACAGGGTCAGGCAGGTTTGCGACGTCACGAAGGCTTCCCTGCATTTCCCGGATCAGCTTATCGTCAATCCGGAGCCTGTCGATGAGACTCTTGGCCAGGCCGGCCTTCTCAGCAGCCTTTATATCCTTTTCGTTCTCCGTCAGAAGGTAAGGCTTTTTCTTGGCAAGCAGTTGCTCCAATCGTGCAAGGACTTCATTCTTCGTCTTAGTGCTCGCATGGGCGAGCATGCTTGAACATGCCTTGGCCTTTTGCGCGAGCGCCTCCGCTTTTTGCGCGTGATCGGTTCTTTTCATATAATCACCATATTATCTCTATGCACAATTTCTTCCGTGTATTTATATCCGAGCTTCCTTTCTATATCAACACTTTTCAGACCTTTTATCCTCTCAACATCGGACGATGAATAGTTTGTAATGCCCTTTGCGACGACCTCTCCGCGTGCGTTTTTGAGCTCGATGCACTCGCCGCTCGTAAAAGCGCCTTCTGTCATGACCACCCCGGACGGAAGGAGGCTTTTCCCGTTATGGACGAGCGCGCGCTCCGCGCCTGCGTCAATATAGAGCGTGCCTTTGGGTTTGAAGGCAAAGGCGGTCCACCATTTTCTTCTCGCGAGTTTACGCTCGGGCAGAAAAAGAGTCCCGATCTCGCTGCCTGTGGTCACCTTCACGATCACGTCTTTTTTCGTCCCGAGGACAACTCTGGTCGGTATGCCATACCAACCCGCCTTTTTCGCCGCTTCCAGCTTGCTTGCCATACCGCCGACACTCTTCTCGCTTCCCGTACCTGTGGCTACCCGCTCTATGTCCTCGTCGATCTTGGCAACGACCGGGATCATTGAGGCATGGGGGTTCGTGTTGGGATCACAGTCAAAGAGTCCCTCCACATCGGAAAGAAGCAGCAGCATATCGGCGTCGGCGATCTGAGCGATAAGCGCCGAAAGATTGTCATTATCGCCAAATTTGATCTCCGTAAATGAGAGGGCGTCATTCTCGTTGATAACCGGTACGATGCCCATGGTGAGAAGGGTGTCAAGGGTATTCATGAGGTTGATACATCTTGTCCTGTTCTTGATGTCCTCGTGAGTGAGAAGGATTTGCCCCACTTTCATATCCTCTCTCTCAAAATTTTCGCGGTACATCTTCATGAGTAGTACTTGTCCGATGGAAGCCAGTGCCTGCCTTTTCGCAATCTCTTTGGGCTTCTTTGCGAGGCCCACGGTTTCCATTCCGCAGGCGATGGCGCCGCTCGAGACGATAATAACGTCAATATTCATGGCCTTGACGGCTTTTACCTGCCGGGCGATATCCTTGATCTTACTGGTCGCGATCTTCTTGCCATCGTCGACAAGGACCGACGTTCCGATCTTCACAACGAGTCGCTTGATGGGGATCTCATTTGTCTTGAGCCTGTGCATCGTGTCCCTTCGTCAGTTTGCGCAATCTTTCATGACCCCGGCGGTGGCGCTTGTAGAAATGAGTTTCTTCAATTCGCCTATCGCGAGGCCTTTGAGCGCACTCACCTCCACATGTCGTTCCATTTTCTCGTCGAAATACATCTGCCATGCCTTGAGCATACTTTCTGCAACAAGATCGATCTTGTTGAGCACGATAATCCTTTGTTTTCGGAGCAACTCTCCGTTATACGCCTTCAGTTCATTAAGCAGCGTATCGTAGTCTCTCTTGACCGTGGGCGAGGACGCATCGATAACTATGAGAAGCATCTGAGTTCGCTCTATGTGCTTCAAAAATGTGAGCCCCAGACCCCTGCCTGTCGAAGCCCCGTGAACAATGCCGGGAATATCGGCGATGACAAATGTCTTCTCCTGATGTTTAAGCGCGCCGAGAGCCGGGGTTAGTGTGGTAAACGGATAATCACCTACCTTGGGTCTCGCGTCGGTCAAACGTGAGATGAGGGTTGACTTGCCCACATTGGGAAGCCCCACGAGACCCACGTCAGCGAGGAGCTTGAGCACGAGTTTCAACTCGCGTTTATCGCCCTCTTCGCCTTCATCATGTTCTGTGGGCGCCCTGTGCGTCGCCGTTACAAAACGGGTATTACCCCTGCCGCCCCGTCCGCCCTGTGCGACGACATAAGACTCCCCGTCCTTCGTGATACTCGAAAGAATAGATAATTCCGGCCCTTCGTAGATGATGGTTCCGAGCGGCACGTAGATCACCCGATCCAAACCGTCTCTGCCTGTTCTGTTGTTTGCTCCGCCGGCTTTACCGCTTTCCGCTTTGTAATTTCGCTTATATTTGAAATCGAGAAGACTCGCCAGATCCCTTTTTCCGGTTACGATTACGTCCCCTCCCTTTCCGCCATCGCCGCCATCAGGTCCGCCTCGCGGAATAAACTTGGCTCTCCTGAAGCTTATACTACCCCGACCGCCTCGTCCTGCCTCAACATAGATAGATGCTTCATCAACAAATTTCATCAAATAGGATCGACATGGGCCCTTCTCTTGTCGCCTGCCGAATCAAAATTCACGATCCCGTCAATCAAAGC
The window above is part of the Syntrophorhabdaceae bacterium genome. Proteins encoded here:
- a CDS encoding tetratricopeptide repeat protein; the protein is MKLKIVVLLCLLFSLCYFFLSILNPDPVKFNYWSGSPIEMSVASFVVFSFILGVIVSIIVSFFYDIKSTINSFIAGRHQKKTGEFKELFERAKSYDMRGDRTRAIEQLEKLTRQAPNRDEAYVALADIYVSMEEYDKALEILGVAETNMGKNEVILLKKIRVNLTTKDYVKNEPILKEVLKINESNIDALRILRDFYVWKKEWNEAYEIEKRIRKFIKTEDEKRRFVGIQYEKTLALFNERFSQNADRIVDKLKELIAEDKRFIPTYLLLAEAYKKMDKLNEAGRVYGRGYTKTGHIIFLLRMEDLYINRGDPGAILKIYQRVLDLSPRDHLISFLYARLCLRLEMIDEAIDMLNTLIAEGEDFRGLHRAMAEAYIHRGEMEEAVSEFREAFPMKEVYIPFVCTKCQAIKAEWTDFCESCNSWNTVNVKKEEFLHTDTTELRVIYEGEDWSQGE
- a CDS encoding TraR/DksA family transcriptional regulator, which encodes MKKKERDLYRKRLLKMRQDILNKAKKLKEDSYNLGTDGIQDMADAASNTYTADILMSISDNDLTLLKDIDNALDKLEKGTYGICEECEEIISEKRLEANPVARYCITCKRQMEQKGI
- the rsfS gene encoding ribosome silencing factor → MLAHEKKAKDVVIMKLADLTDLADYFLLASGTSERHVRTIADNIGTGMKERGIKPSSVEGYREGRWVIIDYQNTVAHVFLEQLRELYDLESLWIEAKRYRIENEKKYAEVENEEKGT
- the nadD gene encoding nicotinate-nucleotide adenylyltransferase, with the translated sequence MAIGLFGGTFDPIHVGHLRVAEEIRQDFSLERIYFIPSGVPPHKRGRAITDADERLRMVKAALKGNKFFRISQVEAIRQGPSYTIDTLQHFGKRFRELYFLIGIDAFSEIKTWHLYKELFHHAHFIVMTRPMATRKAPLAELPRYLKKDVKKVGETVFEHASGKNIYFHDITQMDISSTKIKELLKRRRSIRYLVPASVERIIIERGLYRT
- a CDS encoding glutamate-5-semialdehyde dehydrogenase, with translation MKRTDHAQKAEALAQKAKACSSMLAHASTKTKNEVLARLEQLLAKKKPYLLTENEKDIKAAEKAGLAKSLIDRLRIDDKLIREMQGSLRDVANLPDPVGDIVKTWKRPNGLLVGRMRIPIGVILIIYESRPNVTVEAFSLCLKSGNSVILKGGSEAYHSNLALYTLIREALNSSGIDPDVVQFVETADRDYIYSLLKMDEHIDLIIPRGGEALIRNIVEQSRIPVLKHYKGVCHIFVDESASFEMAYGICVNAKAQKPATCNAMETLLVHEAIAKDFLPQMAQRLKEQGVRLKGCPKTVRIVKDIARAEEANWYEEYLDLRLNVKIVKDVAQAIAHIRKYGSSHTEAIVTENLQRAWMFVRELDSSLVLVNASTRLNDGFQLGLGAEMGISTTRLHAFGPMGLEELTITKFIAFGDGQLRT
- the proB gene encoding glutamate 5-kinase; protein product: MHRLKTNEIPIKRLVVKIGTSVLVDDGKKIATSKIKDIARQVKAVKAMNIDVIIVSSGAIACGMETVGLAKKPKEIAKRQALASIGQVLLMKMYRENFEREDMKVGQILLTHEDIKNRTRCINLMNTLDTLLTMGIVPVINENDALSFTEIKFGDNDNLSALIAQIADADMLLLLSDVEGLFDCDPNTNPHASMIPVVAKIDEDIERVATGTGSEKSVGGMASKLEAAKKAGWYGIPTRVVLGTKKDVIVKVTTGSEIGTLFLPERKLARRKWWTAFAFKPKGTLYIDAGAERALVHNGKSLLPSGVVMTEGAFTSGECIELKNARGEVVAKGITNYSSSDVERIKGLKSVDIERKLGYKYTEEIVHRDNMVII
- the obgE gene encoding GTPase ObgE is translated as MKFVDEASIYVEAGRGGRGSISFRRAKFIPRGGPDGGDGGKGGDVIVTGKRDLASLLDFKYKRNYKAESGKAGGANNRTGRDGLDRVIYVPLGTIIYEGPELSILSSITKDGESYVVAQGGRGGRGNTRFVTATHRAPTEHDEGEEGDKRELKLVLKLLADVGLVGLPNVGKSTLISRLTDARPKVGDYPFTTLTPALGALKHQEKTFVIADIPGIVHGASTGRGLGLTFLKHIERTQMLLIVIDASSPTVKRDYDTLLNELKAYNGELLRKQRIIVLNKIDLVAESMLKAWQMYFDEKMERHVEVSALKGLAIGELKKLISTSATAGVMKDCAN